In a genomic window of Microterricola viridarii:
- a CDS encoding esterase/lipase family protein, which yields MTIRRWERPFWWWLDYVYAGWQQARSLLKRRRPGSFAEGSPELPAVILLPGVYETWLFLEPLAQRLNARGHRVFAVPELGLNRMPITRSAEVVAVALARLRAEHGLDRVILLAHSKGGLIGKQLMATDDAAPLGLGIVGMVAVSTPFSGSSYARFLPTSTLRAFSPQDEVLQWLAGQRNPNGKIVSVYAEFDPHIPDKSALDGALNIEMPIAGHFLPLGNRLLGETVERAVGGLLRAPQPPVP from the coding sequence ATGACCATTCGGCGGTGGGAGCGGCCATTCTGGTGGTGGCTCGACTACGTCTATGCGGGCTGGCAGCAGGCCAGGTCGCTGCTCAAGCGGCGCCGACCGGGCTCCTTCGCCGAGGGCAGCCCCGAGCTGCCCGCCGTCATCCTGCTGCCCGGCGTCTACGAGACGTGGCTGTTCCTGGAACCGCTCGCCCAGCGGCTGAACGCCAGGGGGCATCGCGTGTTCGCCGTGCCGGAGCTCGGCCTGAACCGGATGCCGATCACCCGCTCAGCCGAGGTGGTGGCGGTCGCCCTCGCCCGCCTGCGCGCGGAGCACGGCCTCGACCGCGTCATCCTGCTCGCCCACAGCAAGGGCGGGCTGATCGGCAAGCAGCTGATGGCGACGGATGACGCCGCCCCACTCGGGCTCGGGATCGTCGGCATGGTCGCGGTCTCCACGCCGTTCTCCGGCTCCAGCTATGCCCGTTTCCTGCCCACGTCGACGCTGCGCGCCTTCTCGCCGCAGGACGAGGTGCTGCAGTGGCTCGCCGGTCAGCGCAACCCGAACGGCAAGATCGTCTCGGTGTACGCCGAGTTCGACCCGCACATCCCCGACAAGAGCGCCCTCGACGGGGCCCTGAACATCGAGATGCCGATCGCCGGCCACTTCCTCCCGCTCGGCAACAGGCTGCTCGGCGAGACCGTGGAGCGCGCCGTGGGCGGCCTGCTGCGCGCACCGCAGCCGCCGGTGCCCTGA
- a CDS encoding DUF2510 domain-containing protein: MTLSSPNATLPAAGWYADPQDAAQLRWWDGSQWSTHTSPAPQPTAPARVAPAYGEYVSPAAQAQGAPAYGGRATAAHPSSAQPYSAQPYLAQPYGSQPYSMSAAQPGLGQGAPTTGWQIWAIVLMPLVSLLLLFTWDFRSFLQLVLENPDVSEATLLMNPGYALMTLGSWALAAALIVFAVLDWRWLGQQGYPRRFHWAWAILSSFVYVIGRSIVVKRQAGRGLAPIWVALAVNVITAVAAIVWVFSIIDMFISSTPGFVPGIAS; this comes from the coding sequence ATGACCTTGAGCTCCCCGAACGCCACGCTGCCGGCCGCCGGCTGGTACGCAGACCCGCAGGACGCCGCGCAACTGCGCTGGTGGGACGGCTCCCAGTGGAGCACGCACACCTCCCCGGCGCCGCAGCCGACCGCCCCTGCGCGCGTCGCACCGGCCTACGGTGAGTACGTGAGCCCGGCCGCCCAGGCACAGGGGGCGCCTGCGTACGGCGGGCGGGCCACGGCCGCACACCCCTCTTCCGCGCAGCCCTATTCTGCGCAGCCGTACTTGGCCCAGCCGTACGGCTCGCAGCCCTACTCGATGTCGGCTGCACAGCCGGGCCTCGGGCAGGGCGCGCCGACGACGGGGTGGCAGATCTGGGCCATCGTGCTGATGCCCCTCGTCTCGCTGCTGCTCCTGTTCACCTGGGACTTCCGGTCGTTCCTGCAGCTGGTGCTGGAGAACCCGGACGTTTCAGAGGCGACGCTGCTGATGAACCCCGGCTACGCGCTGATGACGCTCGGCAGCTGGGCGCTCGCCGCCGCCCTGATCGTGTTCGCCGTGCTGGACTGGCGCTGGCTCGGCCAGCAGGGCTACCCGCGCCGCTTCCACTGGGCGTGGGCCATCCTGAGCAGCTTCGTCTACGTGATCGGCCGCTCCATCGTGGTCAAGCGCCAGGCCGGGCGTGGCCTCGCCCCGATCTGGGTCGCGCTCGCCGTCAACGTCATCACCGCCGTCGCGGCGATCGTGTGGGTCTTCTCCATCATCGACATGTTCATCAGCTCGACCCCGGGATTCGTACCGGGCATCGCCTCCTAG
- a CDS encoding HAD hydrolase-like protein encodes MSTPTLTTVTTATSTWSAILFDLDGTITDSAPGITASLARTFETLGRPVPDAAELLAYVGPPLLDSFRARAGMDEEQAWEAMRTYRADYNGSALDTAVFPGVAGLIERIKAAGVPLALATSKPETVATRILEAFDLAQYFDVICGATEDESRSAKADIVAEALRRLEEQGHDVSRAVMVGDRSYDTIGAAANGVPTILVEWGYGSPAEAADAYATVYSTDQLAKKLLG; translated from the coding sequence GTGAGTACCCCCACCTTGACTACCGTGACGACCGCGACGAGCACCTGGTCCGCCATCCTGTTCGACCTCGACGGCACCATCACCGACTCGGCCCCCGGCATCACCGCCTCCCTGGCCCGCACCTTCGAGACCCTCGGCCGGCCGGTTCCGGATGCCGCCGAGCTGCTCGCCTACGTCGGCCCGCCCCTGCTCGACTCCTTCCGCGCGCGCGCCGGCATGGACGAGGAGCAGGCCTGGGAGGCCATGCGCACCTACCGCGCCGACTACAACGGCAGCGCCCTCGACACCGCCGTCTTCCCCGGGGTCGCCGGGCTGATCGAGCGCATCAAGGCGGCCGGCGTGCCGCTGGCCCTGGCCACCAGCAAGCCGGAGACCGTCGCGACGCGCATCCTCGAGGCCTTCGACCTGGCCCAGTACTTCGACGTGATCTGCGGCGCCACCGAGGACGAGAGCCGCAGCGCCAAGGCCGACATCGTGGCCGAGGCCCTGCGCCGCCTGGAGGAGCAGGGGCACGACGTCTCCCGCGCCGTCATGGTCGGCGACCGCAGCTACGACACCATCGGCGCGGCCGCCAACGGCGTGCCGACGATCCTCGTCGAGTGGGGCTACGGCTCCCCCGCCGAGGCCGCCGACGCCTACGCCACCGTGTACTCCACCGACCAGCTCGCGAAGAAGCTGCTCGGCTAA
- a CDS encoding TetR/AcrR family transcriptional regulator: MARPSAPAKDALMNAAERLIAQHGIAQVSSRRIAEEAGNTNHSAVAYHFGSREGLLQQMVERQVSELEPRRAAMIDALGDDGEIIDYVRATVLPMTESLGALPQPSWRARFIRQALADPAIGHLFDEDPLLAPSLRRVARILHTRLSHIHPDVINGRFTLMAHMITAACATYEERISEHPEQADWSATGRFLTDAAAGLVSAPDTSGMTSA, from the coding sequence GTGGCCAGACCCAGCGCGCCTGCCAAGGACGCCCTGATGAACGCGGCCGAGCGGCTGATCGCCCAGCACGGCATCGCGCAGGTGTCCAGCCGCCGGATCGCCGAGGAGGCCGGCAACACGAACCACTCGGCCGTCGCCTACCACTTCGGCAGCCGCGAGGGCCTGCTGCAGCAGATGGTCGAGCGCCAGGTCTCCGAGCTGGAGCCCCGGCGGGCCGCCATGATCGATGCCCTCGGCGACGACGGCGAGATCATCGACTACGTGCGGGCGACCGTGCTGCCGATGACGGAATCGCTCGGTGCGCTGCCGCAGCCGAGCTGGCGCGCGCGCTTCATCCGGCAGGCGCTGGCCGATCCCGCGATCGGGCACCTGTTCGACGAGGACCCGCTGCTCGCCCCGAGCCTGCGCCGGGTTGCGCGGATCCTGCACACCCGCCTCAGCCACATCCACCCGGACGTCATCAACGGCCGCTTCACGCTGATGGCGCACATGATCACCGCGGCCTGCGCCACCTACGAGGAGCGCATCAGCGAGCACCCGGAGCAGGCGGACTGGTCGGCAACCGGCCGCTTCCTGACGGATGCCGCCGCCGGCCTGGTCAGCGCACCGGACACCTCCGGGATGACCTCCGCATAG
- a CDS encoding NAD(P)H-dependent oxidoreductase — MHVLVVFDHPYGAEAHENVPHNRSLAAAALDAVRGGLAAAGHSVDIADLAAEGFDPVMSAAELRAWRTGGPMREDAGALQRRLSAADHLVFVFPVWWMAMPAGTKGFLDRVLAKGFAFDEPRIGGALRSRLPRLRGVSVVSVMTTDDTLYRWWFGRPAAAILGRGTFRLIGIRRFRHISIGRSTQRGAASRARALAGVRRRFAAL, encoded by the coding sequence ATGCATGTTCTCGTCGTTTTCGACCACCCCTACGGTGCGGAGGCGCACGAGAACGTGCCGCACAACCGCAGCCTGGCCGCCGCAGCGCTGGACGCGGTGCGGGGCGGGCTCGCGGCCGCCGGGCACAGCGTCGACATCGCCGACCTCGCCGCGGAGGGGTTCGACCCGGTGATGAGCGCGGCCGAGTTGCGCGCCTGGCGCACCGGAGGGCCGATGCGGGAGGATGCCGGCGCCCTGCAGCGCCGGCTCTCCGCGGCCGACCACCTGGTCTTCGTGTTCCCCGTCTGGTGGATGGCGATGCCGGCCGGCACGAAGGGGTTCCTCGACCGGGTGCTGGCCAAGGGCTTCGCCTTCGACGAGCCGCGGATCGGCGGCGCCCTGCGCAGCAGGCTGCCGCGGCTGCGCGGGGTGAGCGTCGTCTCGGTGATGACGACGGATGACACGCTCTACCGCTGGTGGTTCGGCCGGCCGGCCGCCGCCATCCTGGGCCGCGGCACCTTCCGCCTGATCGGCATCCGCCGCTTCCGGCACATCTCGATCGGCCGCTCCACCCAGCGCGGCGCGGCCAGCCGGGCGCGGGCACTCGCCGGTGTGCGGCGGCGCTTCGCCGCGCTCTGA
- a CDS encoding LacI family DNA-binding transcriptional regulator, with the protein MTGRDATAGAATILDVARLAGVSRTTVSRVLNEPERVTAATLDKVNDAAARLNYHPSAAARTLRIGRTGTIALIVGDIAQPFHGALAQVIAAAAEARGMTVALHDLAHSQGRLVRVLEKLPSQGIDAAIIATADPIDSPEAQSAIAALVRQGIPVLTTMGTSGVEGAHVADSGHLDSAARATDELIDSGARSVALLVGRADGTHADKLRLGYERALRRVGAPAIEIDGGYDFELSRQAVTALLRERPAVDALVVGTLPMALGALRAAEDLGIPVPGALALISCEEVPLAAQVRPAVSTVCIDVGANGAQIMRVLDAALSGDAPTGDPSTPVAVYRETFVGPAHPRHSAAASESTGRSV; encoded by the coding sequence ATGACAGGCAGAGACGCAACAGCGGGCGCGGCGACGATTCTCGACGTCGCCCGCCTGGCCGGCGTCTCGCGCACGACCGTCTCCCGCGTGCTCAACGAGCCGGAGCGCGTCACCGCGGCAACGCTCGACAAGGTGAACGACGCCGCCGCACGGCTCAACTACCACCCGAGCGCCGCGGCACGCACGCTGCGCATCGGGCGCACCGGCACCATCGCGCTCATCGTCGGCGACATCGCCCAGCCGTTCCACGGCGCCCTCGCCCAGGTGATCGCCGCCGCGGCCGAGGCCCGCGGAATGACCGTCGCCCTGCACGACCTCGCCCACAGCCAGGGCCGCCTGGTGCGGGTGCTCGAGAAGCTGCCCAGCCAGGGCATCGACGCGGCGATCATCGCCACCGCCGACCCGATCGACTCCCCCGAGGCGCAGTCCGCCATAGCCGCGCTCGTGCGCCAGGGGATCCCCGTCCTCACCACGATGGGCACGTCGGGCGTGGAGGGCGCGCACGTCGCCGACAGCGGCCACCTGGATTCCGCAGCACGGGCCACCGACGAGCTCATCGACTCCGGGGCCCGATCGGTCGCCCTCCTCGTCGGGCGTGCCGACGGCACGCACGCCGACAAGCTCCGCCTGGGCTACGAGCGGGCCCTCCGCCGCGTTGGTGCCCCCGCGATCGAGATCGACGGCGGGTACGACTTCGAGCTGTCCCGGCAGGCCGTGACCGCCCTGCTCCGGGAGCGCCCGGCCGTCGACGCCCTCGTGGTCGGCACGCTGCCCATGGCCCTCGGCGCCCTGCGCGCCGCGGAAGACCTCGGCATCCCCGTGCCGGGAGCGCTCGCCCTGATCTCCTGCGAGGAGGTGCCGCTGGCCGCCCAGGTGCGCCCGGCCGTCAGCACCGTCTGCATCGATGTCGGCGCCAACGGAGCCCAGATCATGCGGGTCCTGGACGCCGCGCTGAGCGGCGACGCCCCCACCGGCGACCCCTCCACGCCGGTCGCCGTTTACCGCGAGACCTTCGTCGGGCCCGCCCATCCGAGGCACAGCGCCGCGGCATCCGAGAGCACAGGTCGAAGCGTCTAA
- a CDS encoding MarR family transcriptional regulator yields the protein MADTPGAAGRPPAPLDAEEQLIALWLQARHTAAAMEAALDARLQRELGVPLARYALLCTLDDPDCALNQQVIAALLGMNKSSVSRHVDAAAQAGLVAAAVSAESRRDKTVRLTESGRSLLERGRAIVAGYAPQLPQQQLDQAIATLAHFTPPAAA from the coding sequence ATGGCAGACACCCCCGGCGCCGCCGGCAGACCCCCGGCCCCCCTCGACGCGGAGGAGCAGCTCATCGCGCTCTGGCTGCAGGCCCGGCACACGGCGGCGGCGATGGAAGCGGCGCTCGACGCACGACTGCAGCGCGAGCTCGGCGTGCCGCTGGCCCGCTACGCACTGCTCTGCACGCTCGACGACCCCGACTGCGCGCTCAATCAGCAGGTGATCGCGGCGCTGCTCGGCATGAACAAGAGCAGCGTCAGCCGGCACGTCGACGCCGCAGCGCAAGCCGGGCTCGTCGCGGCCGCGGTGTCGGCGGAGTCCCGGCGCGACAAGACGGTGCGCCTGACGGAATCCGGCCGCAGCCTGCTCGAGCGGGGGCGTGCGATCGTCGCGGGCTACGCGCCGCAGCTGCCGCAGCAGCAGCTCGACCAGGCCATCGCGACGCTGGCCCATTTCACCCCGCCGGCCGCGGCATAA
- the nucS gene encoding endonuclease NucS, whose amino-acid sequence MRLVIATCSVDYAGRLAAHLPLAKRLLMVKADGSLLVHSDGGSYKPLNWMSPPCTLAASEPDEDQAAAGITELWTVTHTKTADKLVVSIYEVEHDSDHPLGIDPGLQKDGVEAHLQKLLAEQIELLGDGHTLVRREYMTAIGPVDILARDAAGGAVAVELKRRGDIDGVEQLTRYLELMNRDPHLAPVQGVFAAQEIKPQARTLAEDRGIRCLVLDYDAMRGLDDGHHRLF is encoded by the coding sequence GTGCGCCTTGTCATTGCTACCTGTTCCGTCGACTACGCCGGCCGCCTCGCCGCCCACCTGCCGCTCGCGAAGCGCCTGCTGATGGTCAAAGCCGACGGCAGCCTGCTGGTGCACTCCGACGGCGGCAGCTACAAGCCGCTGAACTGGATGAGCCCGCCGTGCACGCTCGCCGCGAGCGAGCCGGACGAGGACCAGGCCGCGGCCGGCATCACCGAGCTCTGGACGGTCACGCACACCAAGACCGCCGACAAGCTCGTGGTCAGCATCTACGAGGTCGAGCACGACAGCGACCACCCGCTCGGAATCGACCCCGGCCTGCAGAAGGACGGCGTCGAGGCGCACCTGCAGAAGCTGCTGGCCGAGCAGATCGAGCTGCTCGGCGACGGCCACACCCTGGTGCGCCGCGAGTACATGACGGCGATCGGCCCGGTCGACATCCTGGCCAGGGATGCCGCGGGCGGCGCCGTCGCGGTCGAGCTCAAGCGCCGCGGCGACATCGACGGCGTCGAGCAGCTGACCCGCTACCTCGAGCTGATGAACCGCGACCCGCACCTCGCCCCCGTGCAGGGCGTCTTCGCGGCGCAGGAGATCAAGCCGCAGGCCCGCACGCTGGCCGAGGACCGCGGCATCCGCTGCCTCGTGCTCGACTACGACGCCATGCGCGGCCTCGACGACGGGCACCACCGCCTCTTCTAA
- a CDS encoding cobalamin-independent methionine synthase II family protein, which translates to MSNIATTTSGSLPRTQALIEANAARALADDGFSLQSTTELDELTARAVSDVVEKQRAAGITLVGDGEFGKAMSNPVDYGAWWSYSFQRVSGLSLTEVNAFNEAPVRSEPGAVRLTSFLDRRDRQLFPAVYAEAVEVGRNATAFPTTTGPLAYRGQDAVASDIRNLKSALADGEQGFLTAIAPGSASRVRNEHYATDEEHLFAWADALREEYRAIVDAGLILQLDDPSLAENWDQINPAPTVAEYQAFTRLRVEALNHAIDGLPKEQIRLHLCWGSWHGPHTTDIELQDILPVILKANVGSISFEAANARHEHEFGVWADAAVPDDLVLVPGVVGHATNVVEHPELVAQRIRRFAGIVGADRVIASTDCGLGGRIHPDLAWAKLAALGEGARRA; encoded by the coding sequence ATGTCGAACATCGCCACCACCACTTCCGGAAGCCTGCCGCGCACGCAGGCCCTCATCGAGGCGAACGCCGCCCGCGCGCTCGCGGACGACGGCTTCAGCCTGCAGAGCACGACCGAACTCGATGAGCTGACCGCACGCGCAGTCTCGGATGTCGTCGAGAAGCAGCGGGCGGCCGGGATCACGCTCGTCGGCGACGGCGAGTTCGGAAAGGCCATGTCGAACCCCGTCGACTACGGCGCCTGGTGGTCATACTCCTTCCAGCGCGTCAGCGGGCTCTCGCTGACCGAGGTCAACGCGTTCAACGAGGCCCCGGTCCGCTCGGAGCCGGGCGCCGTCCGGCTGACGAGCTTCCTCGACCGCCGCGACCGCCAGCTGTTCCCCGCCGTCTACGCGGAAGCCGTGGAGGTCGGCCGCAACGCCACCGCCTTTCCCACCACCACCGGGCCGCTGGCCTACCGCGGTCAGGATGCCGTGGCATCCGACATCCGCAACCTGAAGTCCGCACTCGCCGACGGCGAACAGGGCTTCCTCACCGCGATCGCCCCCGGCTCCGCCTCGCGGGTGCGCAACGAGCACTACGCCACCGATGAGGAGCACCTCTTCGCGTGGGCTGACGCGCTCCGCGAGGAGTACCGTGCCATCGTCGACGCCGGACTCATCCTGCAGCTCGACGATCCGTCGCTGGCGGAGAACTGGGACCAGATCAACCCCGCGCCCACCGTCGCGGAGTACCAGGCGTTCACGCGTCTGCGTGTCGAGGCCCTCAACCACGCGATCGACGGGCTCCCCAAGGAGCAGATCCGGCTGCACCTGTGCTGGGGCTCCTGGCATGGGCCGCACACGACCGACATCGAGCTGCAGGACATCCTCCCGGTCATCCTCAAGGCGAACGTCGGCTCGATCTCGTTCGAGGCGGCCAACGCCCGCCACGAGCACGAGTTCGGCGTGTGGGCGGATGCCGCCGTGCCCGACGACCTCGTGCTCGTCCCCGGCGTCGTCGGCCACGCCACCAACGTCGTGGAGCACCCGGAGCTCGTCGCCCAGCGCATCCGCCGCTTCGCCGGCATCGTCGGCGCGGACCGTGTGATCGCCTCGACCGACTGCGGTCTCGGTGGCCGGATCCACCCCGACCTCGCCTGGGCAAAGCTCGCCGCTCTGGGCGAGGGCGCGCGGCGCGCCTGA
- a CDS encoding DUF1304 domain-containing protein, giving the protein MLTFALIFLALAALIHVYIFVLESLRWTAPSTRKTFGTSEADAATTRQLAYNQGFYNLFLAITVAVGIGFAAAGALAPGAALLFAGAGSMVAAGLVLLTSDRRKLRAALMQLTPPLIGLVLLLIALLG; this is encoded by the coding sequence ATGCTCACATTCGCCCTGATCTTCCTCGCCCTCGCCGCGCTGATCCATGTCTACATCTTCGTGCTCGAGTCGTTGCGCTGGACGGCTCCGTCGACCCGCAAGACCTTCGGCACGAGCGAGGCGGATGCCGCCACCACCCGGCAGCTCGCCTACAACCAGGGCTTCTACAACCTGTTCCTCGCCATCACCGTGGCGGTCGGCATCGGCTTCGCGGCCGCCGGCGCGCTGGCTCCGGGCGCCGCGCTGCTCTTCGCCGGGGCCGGATCGATGGTGGCGGCGGGCCTGGTGCTTCTCACCTCCGACCGCCGGAAGCTCCGCGCCGCCCTCATGCAGCTGACCCCGCCGCTGATCGGCCTGGTGTTGCTGCTGATCGCGCTGCTCGGCTAG
- a CDS encoding ABC transporter permease, whose amino-acid sequence MPQKPSPVHLDGQPDLDATAALAAKKERKTAIATVIGSLVFAFLMVIMTTSVYLATMHAPSPHDMPVAVIGSGELAQDVVFGLERAENSPASIRIVDTTDEALQLLHDREIAGAIELPGNDSADTTAVIHTASAAGASQASVVQQILAPVAIDAGMDIQVDELTPLPAGDSAGIAAMFMAMALMLAGYMPIGLVLTGAPELLKLRRFVPVWVGWSALISALVWFIAGPVIGSFSGHTAAILGIGWLTVFSIGLVQLFLSRILGAAAVLVGMLLVVVLGMPASNLAMSVHTMPGFFGWLHGILPLPGAGEALRSVLYFGGAGALGYLVRFVVAIVLALLATAGVDALRRRKQAKALLAAASETTDDAGNTAITGQADAAAPVAASAAVAAASPRAARLVPLAGGKPRSRPVRYLMLAAFPFSMVALMLGLMLTAMHSPTPVGLPVAIVSSTEGAAQQFADGLAGGTGDMLALSTQDSAQAASDLVYSGELVGALVLPDAAHPSATLYSAGAAGTGQQMVLQRVFQQAAQQAGVELEQVDVAPLTASDTGGSVSLYISMGWVMAGFLGITVLTGGAPWALRLRKQLPTLLGWSAFMSVTIWLIAGPLVGAYHGPVWSLLGIGVLTIASLGLVTAAISRVMGLLAVVPVVTVFMFVGVPASGGGLSTYMQPGLFQTLHDVLPLPAALDAVRGITYYGGAGVGPALLTLVAWGMCGLAANLVISAVQKRRAQR is encoded by the coding sequence ATGCCTCAGAAACCCTCCCCCGTCCATCTCGACGGCCAGCCCGACCTCGACGCGACCGCCGCGCTTGCCGCGAAGAAGGAGCGCAAGACCGCCATCGCCACGGTGATTGGATCGCTCGTCTTCGCCTTCCTCATGGTGATCATGACCACGAGCGTGTACCTCGCCACCATGCACGCTCCCTCCCCGCACGACATGCCGGTCGCCGTCATCGGCAGCGGTGAGCTCGCACAGGACGTCGTCTTCGGGCTGGAGCGCGCCGAGAACTCCCCCGCCTCCATCCGCATCGTCGACACCACCGACGAGGCGCTCCAGCTGCTGCACGACCGCGAGATCGCCGGCGCCATCGAGCTGCCGGGCAACGACTCGGCCGACACCACGGCCGTGATCCACACGGCATCCGCGGCCGGCGCCTCGCAGGCCTCCGTCGTGCAGCAGATCCTCGCGCCCGTCGCGATCGATGCCGGGATGGACATCCAGGTCGACGAGCTCACCCCGCTGCCGGCCGGAGACAGCGCCGGAATCGCGGCGATGTTCATGGCGATGGCGCTCATGCTGGCCGGCTACATGCCCATCGGCCTCGTGCTCACGGGCGCCCCAGAACTCCTCAAGCTGCGCCGCTTCGTGCCCGTCTGGGTCGGCTGGTCCGCGCTCATCAGCGCGCTCGTCTGGTTCATCGCCGGCCCCGTGATCGGCTCGTTCAGCGGTCACACGGCGGCGATCCTCGGCATCGGCTGGCTCACCGTCTTCAGCATCGGCCTCGTCCAGCTCTTCCTCTCCCGCATCCTTGGCGCGGCAGCGGTGCTCGTCGGCATGCTGCTGGTGGTGGTGCTCGGCATGCCCGCGTCGAACCTGGCCATGTCGGTGCACACCATGCCCGGCTTCTTCGGCTGGCTGCACGGGATCCTGCCGCTGCCGGGAGCGGGCGAGGCGCTGCGCTCCGTGCTGTACTTCGGCGGCGCCGGTGCGCTCGGCTACCTGGTCCGGTTCGTCGTCGCGATCGTGCTCGCGCTGCTCGCCACGGCCGGCGTCGACGCCCTCCGCCGGCGCAAGCAGGCCAAGGCGCTGCTCGCCGCGGCATCCGAGACCACGGACGACGCCGGGAACACGGCGATCACGGGCCAGGCGGATGCCGCAGCGCCCGTCGCTGCCTCCGCTGCCGTCGCCGCGGCGTCGCCGCGCGCCGCGCGCCTCGTGCCGCTGGCTGGCGGCAAGCCGCGCTCCCGGCCGGTGCGCTACCTGATGCTCGCCGCGTTCCCCTTCTCCATGGTCGCGCTCATGCTCGGCCTCATGCTCACCGCGATGCACAGCCCGACCCCGGTCGGGCTCCCGGTCGCGATCGTGAGCAGCACAGAGGGAGCGGCGCAGCAGTTCGCCGACGGACTGGCCGGGGGCACCGGCGACATGCTCGCCCTCAGCACGCAGGACTCGGCACAGGCGGCCAGCGACCTCGTCTACAGCGGCGAGCTCGTCGGGGCCCTCGTGCTGCCGGATGCCGCCCACCCGAGCGCCACGCTGTACTCCGCCGGCGCAGCGGGCACCGGCCAGCAGATGGTGCTGCAGCGCGTCTTCCAGCAGGCGGCGCAGCAGGCCGGCGTTGAGCTCGAGCAGGTCGACGTCGCGCCGCTGACCGCGAGCGACACCGGCGGCTCCGTCAGCCTGTACATCAGCATGGGCTGGGTGATGGCCGGGTTCCTCGGGATCACGGTGCTGACCGGCGGCGCCCCGTGGGCGCTGCGCCTGCGCAAGCAGCTGCCGACGCTGCTCGGCTGGTCGGCGTTCATGTCAGTGACCATCTGGCTGATCGCCGGGCCCCTGGTCGGCGCCTATCACGGGCCCGTCTGGTCGCTGCTCGGCATCGGCGTGCTGACGATCGCCAGCCTCGGGCTGGTCACGGCGGCGATCTCGCGGGTGATGGGCCTGCTCGCGGTCGTGCCGGTCGTGACGGTGTTCATGTTCGTCGGGGTGCCGGCATCCGGCGGCGGCCTCTCCACTTATATGCAGCCCGGTTTGTTCCAGACGCTGCACGACGTGCTGCCGCTGCCGGCTGCCCTGGACGCCGTCCGCGGGATCACCTACTACGGCGGCGCGGGCGTCGGCCCGGCCCTGCTGACCCTCGTGGCCTGGGGCATGTGCGGCCTGGCCGCGAACCTCGTGATCAGCGCCGTGCAGAAGCGGCGCGCTCAGCGGTGA
- a CDS encoding DUF2804 domain-containing protein yields the protein MTRTQTTTEREITASVSLCLPNGRLNPAAVGWVRHPLIDTDRIGRGSYGWGRNKRWEYWAVTSPTHIVSITVSSLDYASLHQLWVRDRATGEEIDLVAISPLTGSATLPGTLGTGPARARSKALTIDIDEMHADEMNAGEMNAGEMNAGELDAASGAPAADTGGTRLRAASARVSIDIVAERPAGQEGMGVVVPWGERLFQYTVKDVARPARGSVTIDGVRHELPAGDSWATLDHGRGRWPYSMTWNWGAASGVVDGKRIGLQLGGKWTAGTGSTENSLAVDGRLTKYGDELVWEYSTSDFLAPWRIRGEHLDLVFTPEFDRSSQTNMLVVGSETHQCFGSYSGTATDETGAVLRVDGVYGWAEHVHNRW from the coding sequence ATGACGCGCACCCAGACGACGACCGAACGCGAGATCACGGCGTCCGTTTCGCTCTGCCTGCCGAACGGCAGGCTGAACCCGGCCGCGGTCGGCTGGGTGCGGCATCCGCTGATCGACACCGATCGCATCGGCCGCGGCAGCTACGGCTGGGGCCGCAACAAGCGCTGGGAGTACTGGGCCGTCACCTCGCCGACCCACATCGTGAGCATCACCGTGTCGAGCCTCGACTACGCCAGCCTGCACCAGCTCTGGGTACGGGATCGGGCCACCGGCGAGGAGATCGACCTCGTCGCGATCAGCCCGCTGACCGGCAGCGCGACCCTGCCGGGAACGCTCGGCACCGGCCCGGCCCGGGCACGCTCCAAGGCGCTCACCATCGACATTGACGAGATGCATGCAGACGAGATGAATGCAGGCGAGATGAATGCAGGCGAGATGAATGCAGGCGAGCTGGATGCCGCCTCTGGCGCTCCGGCTGCCGACACGGGCGGCACCCGGCTGCGGGCAGCCTCGGCCCGGGTCAGCATCGACATCGTCGCCGAGCGGCCCGCCGGCCAGGAGGGCATGGGCGTCGTCGTGCCGTGGGGCGAGCGGCTGTTCCAGTACACCGTCAAGGACGTGGCCCGGCCAGCCCGCGGCAGCGTCACCATCGACGGCGTGCGGCACGAGCTGCCCGCCGGCGACTCCTGGGCGACCCTCGACCACGGCCGGGGCCGCTGGCCGTACTCGATGACGTGGAACTGGGGCGCGGCATCCGGCGTGGTCGACGGCAAGCGGATCGGCCTGCAGCTGGGCGGCAAGTGGACGGCCGGAACCGGGTCAACCGAGAACTCACTCGCCGTCGACGGCCGGCTCACCAAGTACGGCGACGAGCTGGTCTGGGAGTACTCGACGAGCGACTTCCTGGCCCCGTGGCGCATCCGCGGCGAGCACCTCGACCTCGTCTTCACCCCCGAGTTCGACCGCTCCTCGCAGACCAACATGCTCGTCGTCGGCTCCGAGACGCACCAGTGCTTCGGCAGCTACAGCGGCACGGCCACCGACGAGACCGGCGCCGTGCTGCGGGTCGACGGCGTCTACGGCTGGGCCGAGCACGTGCACAACCGCTGGTAG